CCCAGAGCTCCTCACACGCTCACACCCTCACTCACTTACTCACTCACGCCCTCCTCTAAGTTCACCTTCCACCTCACCCCCACCATGGCTGCATCCACCATGTCCGTTTGCTCCAGTGATCTGAGCTATGGCAGCCGCGTCTGCCAGCCTGGTTCCTGCGAGTCTTGCACTGACCCCTCCTGGGAGGTGGACGACTGTCCTGAGAGCTGCTGTGAGCCCCCCTGCTGTGCCCCCACCTGCTGCCAATCTACATGCTGTGCCCCTACCTGTTGCCAGTCCTCCTGCTGTGTCCCTACCTGCTGCACCACAGGCCCCTGCCTGACCCTCATCTGCACCCCCATGAGCTGTGTGTCCAGCCCCTGCTGTCAGGTAGCCTGTGGGTCCAGCTCCTGCCAGTCAGTCTGTACCAGCTCCTGTGAACCCTCCTGCTGCCAGCAGTCCAGCTGCCAACCTGCATGCTGCACACCCTCCGCCTGCCAGCAGGCTGGCTGCGTGCCCATCTGCTGCAAGCCCCCCTGCTGTGAGGCTATCAACTGCCCAGCCCCCTCGTGCTGCCAGCCCTCTCCCTGTGCCCCCTCCTGCTGCAGACCCTCCTCCAGTGTGTCCCTCATCTGCCGCCCCGTGTGCAAGCCTACCTGCTGTGTGCCCACCTCCTCCTGCTGTGCCCCCACCTCCTCCTGCTGTGCCCCCACCTCCTCCTGCGTGTCCCTGCTCTGCTGCCCTGTGTGCAAGCCTGCCTGCTGCATGTCCACCTCCTCCTGCTGCCAGCCCAGCTGCTGCCGCCCAGCTTCCTGCATATCCCTGGTCTGCCGCCCTGTGTGTGCCCGCCTAGCCTGCTGTGGCTCTGCCTTGGCCCAGAAGTCCTGCTGCCGACCCAGTGTGGCCCCTGCCACAGGCCAGCTGGGTTCCAGGTCCTACCTGGAAGCTGAGTGCACGTCCTGAGTGGCTCTAGCACTTTGGCCTTTCGTAGGGCTTCAGCCATCTGCTGCTGAGCTAAAGTATGTGGAACAGCTAAACACCCACTCTGGATATTGCAGCCTCAGCGAGTCCCAGATATTGCCATGCTGGTGGACTCTCCTCTTGTCTCCTGTCTCCCCGCAAAGGCCTCTCATGAGTCTCACCTCAGCCTCACCCCAAGGGGTCTCTGTCCTCCTCTGCTCAATGACTCCGGCCCTCTCTGTGTGCACTCAAGCAAACCGGTCAATAAACTCTCCCTGACTCCAAGGATGGTATTGGGGCTCCATGTTGGTTATTGTTATTTGTTCCTCTGTCTGACAGCAGACTCACTTTTCCTTTCTTTGCCCACAACACTCTTGCAATCCTAAAGGACCCTGGTGCGGTCCTGGGCCCGGTGGCATGTGGCTCCCAGCTATCAGGACTGGGCAGCCAAGAGCATGGGGTGGGCTTTGCAGCCCTTTGGCCATTTCAGGACCACCTTGGGTTTATCCCCAACCCTCCTGCCATAAGTGCCATCATtcatttgttgtgtgccattgagtcgattgatGACTAAGGTCCGCCTGAGCTAAGCCATGCacagtcttttcaattgccttatatgcatgcaaaagctggacaatggaaaaggaagacagaagaagcgtTGATTCATTTGCATTGTggtgtggactgccagaagaacagacaaatctgtcttgaacaatcagaatgctccttggaagcaagaatggcgagacttcttcttgcttactttggacacgtcatcaggaaagaccagtctctagcgaagtagagggtcagtgaaaatgagggaaatcctccaTGAGCTAgaatgacacggtggctgcaactatgggttcaaacataccaaagattgtgaggatggcacaggacctggcaatgttgtattccgttgtacataagtaagatcgctatgagtcagagagactcgttggcagctaacaacaaaatcaGAGTAGTAGTTATTTTTTTAGGTATTTAAAAAGATTGGCAATAATGGCAGAGAACAAACGCATTAACATTATAATGATCATATGCGACCCAAATGCATTGGCCAGGACATAAAGACACTGTGATGATTCCTGGATATTTAAGAAATCTGAAAGAAGCGTGTTGGTAATAACAATATGTGTTATAGATTAAATCGtgtccccaaaacatgtgttgacatcctaacccctgtacctgtaaatacgaCTCTGTTTGGAAACTGggaggtttcttttgttatgttaatgaggtcatacctgtGTAGAGTGGATTCTAagtctaatcatttctgagtgatgtcttataaaaagagcagaatagacacagaaacacacacagaggaaacaggaagacagacaatggagacagatgcatctataagccaaAGGTTGCTgtcagctactagaagctgataTAAACAAGGAGGGACCTCCTCTGAGAtccacactctgaattcagacttctagcctcctgaaccgtgagaaaataaatttatgttctttaaagccacccacttgtggtatttctgttacagcagcaacagtgTTTTGGAGTCAGTGGAGGAAGTGCTGACTAGTTTCAATTATTATAAAATCAAAAAGGATCCCAGCACAAAAGTGTCTGAGCATTGCCCAGGAGCTTGGCTACAGTAGAGGTTGTATGCAATGGGCTCCAGGTTGATTGAGAATGTTCATCACACAACATAGTTTGTGTGCACATGGCTTCCAGTATCATGGCTCAGTGTGCTGACTGCAACACATGGGACCAGAAAGTAACAAATAACTCCAGAGAATAAGAATTCTGGAGAAGGTTCATTATCATCTTCAGAGGAGATGGCCATTCCTGGTCAAAGTGCTTGTTGTATTTACCAAAGCCAACTctgggatataaaagaaattttCCAGAGGCTGGATAGAGTGACACGGCCCAATAAGATAGCCAATGTGGTCATGACGTTCCACTGGCAATTTCGTTTGAACTGCCATTTTATGAAGACTTGTTTCACAAAAATGAAGACTTCTTAGCGGTGTTTCATTTGATAAATGATAGTATTTTGATTTCCAACTTAATTAACAAAAATACAAAGGTTAGAGACTCAGGGACAAAAATATCATGTGACTccaagcccattgctgctgagtcgattacgactcgtagtgaccctatagaatagagtagaaccgtcctacagagtttccaaggagctcctggtagatttgagctgccagcctaTCATACGACTAGAGGCCATATTTACCTTCTAGAATAATTGGTGATGGTCAGCAGGTACAGGTAAGAGTGGCCCATAGGATAATAACTTGGGAATCTCTGGCCCATTCACTCCCCCAAGATCTGAGCAAAGGGCAGACCCAGTGCTCCTTCATTGCCTGAATAACTCCTTTATCTACCATTGCCCTCAATCTGTATAGTCCGTTATCACCAAGTCAAGCATCCACCTAGCTTGTTTTTGAACTCTTGAGTGTCTCATCTTATTGCTACAGACATGTCCTAACTGCAATATATTTAACCTGGAGAATTTTTCACGTTCATAACTGGGTATCCCCTTCAGCAactctgatggttaaggttgtgtgtcaactaggctggaccatgattttcagtggtttggcagttatgatgtagtttggcaattgagtaatgatgtaatcacctccatgatgagatctgttataatcatacccatgatgagatctgttatgagcaaccaatcagctgaaagggagttccttggaggtgtggcctgcatccaatatatatggagtttctggcaaagcttgtttgCTGTCTTTTGCTCTGCTGTGGATCCTATAttcggctcatcatcatctgacctctggttcttgggacttgagctagcggcCTGCCGTCTTATCTGACTACCTTGGATTCATTAGCccccgcagcctgtgagccagaagcctgccgtatgacctgctgatcttggattcaccagcacctgcagctacatgagtcaggagaagcctccagcctaatgcctaaaccatggacttgggactttccagtcttTACAACTGCAtgggccattttcttgatataagtcttaatctctctctgtatatatatatatatatatacatatatgtgtatgtgtgtgtgtatatacacatatataaaaccaaacaccaTACtcaatgccgtcaagttgattctgactcatagtggccctatatgacagagaagaactgcctcatagggtttccaaggagcagctggtgaatttgaactgccgaccttttggttatatacgtgtgtgtgtgtgtgtatgtgtgtacatatatatatatcagtcacaggggttaagtgatatggctgctaaccaaaaggccaacagtttgagtatatgtatgcttcactggttttgcttctttagagaacccagtctaagacagcaTCTCATAGAATGGTTTCAGACCAACTCTATACATGTTCTACTTCTCCCTGTTAACACCCTCGATTCATTAACTCATTAGAAATCACCAGCAATGACTGGATTACAAGCCCATGTGTCTTCCTTGGCCACTCATAACCACAGAATCCTGAGCTCTGCCTCTGGTTTTGTCTGAATCACTCTGTAGATGGGCCCCTCAACTGGGACAAGACACATTTACCATGGGTCTGTGAAAAGAGGACACCACCAAGATTTGGTGGAATATGGGGCTGGAGGGTATTTCTCATGGAGCCCAGACGCCCAGAGGAATTAGGCGGAGGTTTCTCACATTTCTCTAGGACTGTCTGTCAGATTTACCAGGAGGATGCTCACTATATGGGCCAGTCCTAGGGCAGTAAGTATGTCTCAGTTTGGGCATGAATTTAGTTAGGGCATTTCCCAGAGGAGAAAGAGGCAGACTAAGTCTCAGAGCCAAAGGAAGATCTTCAgtaatcaaagaagaaatcaaaggactggACGGGAAGAGAAACAGAATTTCTCAAAATCAAGGGTGAGAATATGCTGCAGATCATGATGGACCTCACTAGACCTCCCACCTTAAATAACTAGAAAATGGGACAAAGCATATGAAATTACTGTTCTCATATACTGGAAAACTGATGGTGCAGTTGATCCTTGATCAACTCTGTGATTCTCTGT
The window above is part of the Elephas maximus indicus isolate mEleMax1 chromosome 2, mEleMax1 primary haplotype, whole genome shotgun sequence genome. Proteins encoded here:
- the LOC126068447 gene encoding keratin-associated protein 10-12-like, encoding MSVCSSDLSYGSRVCQPGSCESCTDPSWEVDDCPESCCEPPCCAPTCPCLTLICTPMSCVSSPCCQVACGSSSCQSVCTSSCEPSCCQQSSCQPACCTPSACQQAGCVPICCKPPCCEAINCPAPSCCQPSPCAPSCCRPSSSVSLICRPVCKPTCCVPTSSCCAPTSSCCAPTSSCVSLLCCPVCKPACCMSTSSCCQPSCCRPASCISLVCRPVCARLACCGSALAQKSCCRPSVAPATGQLGSRSYLEAECTS